The Pseudomonas allokribbensis genome has a window encoding:
- the galU gene encoding UTP--glucose-1-phosphate uridylyltransferase GalU, with translation MIRKCLFPAAGYGTRFLPATKAMPKEMLPIVNKPLIEYAVEEARDAGLQHMAIVTGRGKRALEDHFDISYELEHQIRGTEKEKFLAGTRELIDTCTFSYTRQVEMKGLGHAILSGRPLIGDEPFAVVLADDLCLNLEGDGVLTQMIQLYKKFRCSIVAIQEVPRDQTHKYGVIAGEAISDGIYRVNHMVEKPAPQDAPSNLAIIGRYILTPDIFDLIADTEPGKGGEIQITDALMKQAQNGCVLAYKFKGLRFDCGDAEGYLQATNFCYENVYLKGR, from the coding sequence ATGATTCGTAAATGTTTGTTCCCCGCTGCCGGCTATGGCACGCGTTTCTTGCCGGCCACCAAAGCCATGCCCAAAGAGATGCTGCCGATAGTCAACAAGCCGTTGATCGAATACGCCGTTGAAGAAGCACGGGACGCCGGCCTGCAGCACATGGCAATCGTCACCGGACGGGGCAAGCGCGCGCTGGAAGACCACTTCGACATCAGCTACGAACTCGAACACCAGATTCGCGGCACCGAGAAAGAGAAGTTTCTGGCCGGCACTCGCGAGTTGATCGACACCTGCACCTTCTCCTACACCCGTCAGGTGGAAATGAAAGGTCTGGGTCACGCGATTCTCAGCGGTCGTCCGTTGATCGGTGACGAACCCTTCGCCGTGGTGCTGGCCGACGACCTGTGCCTGAACCTCGAAGGTGACGGCGTGCTCACACAGATGATCCAGCTCTACAAGAAGTTCCGCTGCTCGATCGTGGCCATCCAGGAAGTCCCGCGCGATCAGACTCACAAGTACGGCGTGATCGCCGGCGAGGCGATTTCCGACGGTATCTACCGGGTCAATCACATGGTGGAAAAACCCGCGCCACAGGACGCCCCCTCGAACCTGGCGATCATCGGCCGCTACATCCTGACGCCCGACATCTTCGACCTGATCGCCGACACCGAGCCGGGCAAGGGCGGCGAAATCCAGATCACCGACGCCCTGATGAAACAGGCGCAGAACGGTTGCGTGCTGGCCTACAAATTCAAGGGCCTGCGCTTTGACTGCGGCGACGCCGAGGGTTACCTGCAAGCGACCAACTTCTGCTACGAGAACGTCTACCTCAAGGGCCGTTAA
- a CDS encoding winged helix-turn-helix domain-containing protein, with the protein METSTTLPRKYFVVVTNNSASQRELESILSSERFNSFGTSQAQMFVEGVASPSSTPTLMEFTYPRGTRKSVARSIEHDTQRILATLESEWLAAQSTHSFQNTQAITSDVNDTSRPVTEAWHLDNDQGVLVREDIEISLTGLETALVRKMLHHEERVVSRDDLILSIGREPEQYRGLEMCLSRLQDKFKSASNGERLFRAVRNRGYCLIQEVVA; encoded by the coding sequence ATGGAAACCAGTACAACCCTCCCAAGAAAATATTTTGTTGTCGTGACGAACAATTCCGCGTCGCAGCGCGAACTCGAGAGCATTCTCTCCAGTGAGCGTTTCAATTCGTTTGGTACGTCTCAGGCACAGATGTTTGTTGAAGGTGTTGCTTCGCCCTCTTCCACTCCCACGCTGATGGAGTTCACTTACCCACGCGGCACAAGGAAAAGCGTCGCTCGCAGTATTGAACATGATACCCAGCGAATATTGGCCACCCTCGAGTCCGAATGGCTGGCTGCACAATCTACTCATTCATTCCAGAACACCCAGGCCATAACGTCGGACGTCAATGACACTTCCCGGCCGGTCACAGAAGCCTGGCACCTCGACAATGATCAAGGCGTACTTGTCCGGGAGGATATCGAGATCAGTCTCACCGGCCTCGAAACCGCACTCGTCAGGAAAATGCTGCACCATGAAGAACGCGTTGTCAGTCGCGACGATCTGATTCTCAGCATCGGTCGGGAACCGGAACAATATCGCGGTCTGGAGATGTGCCTGAGCCGTCTTCAAGACAAATTCAAAAGTGCCAGTAACGGTGAGCGACTGTTTCGCGCTGTCCGCAATCGCGGTTATTGCCTGATCCAGGAAGTTGTTGCCTAA
- a CDS encoding winged helix-turn-helix domain-containing protein: MMLTGNLATSSPHRTNNEPGVLTLARTRAVAEHFRALIAQHVQTDLALEANSFTSSYQQNEYHSSYRAIFIIIDTPQALEDNLAMVENLRADNLKPIICAVITGRGAYSKIKYHLAGADFCIKLNTLADEGAELFGEFFSSEEWLRDIDLVLDPTRICLSDTSKKLDISFAEMKILEAFAQTSNHILSHDEIASIMGLNSNFYDPRALEKSISRLRGKIKDVYGTNAIQSIRGYGYRLMRGLISTA, from the coding sequence ATCATGCTTACAGGGAACTTGGCGACTAGCAGCCCACACCGGACAAACAACGAGCCAGGCGTTCTCACTCTGGCCCGTACCCGTGCTGTGGCTGAACATTTTAGAGCGTTGATCGCGCAGCATGTGCAGACCGATCTGGCTCTAGAGGCCAACTCCTTCACTAGTTCATATCAGCAAAATGAATATCACAGCTCCTATCGAGCCATCTTCATCATCATCGACACTCCCCAGGCACTCGAAGACAATCTGGCGATGGTGGAAAACCTGCGTGCCGATAACTTGAAGCCGATCATTTGCGCGGTCATTACAGGGCGCGGCGCCTACAGCAAGATCAAATACCATCTTGCGGGGGCCGACTTCTGTATCAAGCTCAATACGCTTGCCGACGAAGGCGCCGAGTTGTTCGGTGAGTTCTTCAGCAGTGAAGAATGGCTCAGGGATATAGACCTGGTGCTGGACCCGACCCGTATTTGCCTGTCGGACACCAGCAAGAAACTGGACATTTCCTTTGCCGAAATGAAGATTCTGGAAGCGTTTGCGCAGACCAGTAATCACATACTCAGCCATGATGAAATCGCCAGCATCATGGGGCTCAACAGCAATTTCTACGATCCCCGGGCACTGGAAAAATCCATCAGCCGCTTGCGTGGGAAAATCAAGGACGTGTACGGTACGAACGCCATACAGAGCATTCGCGGGTATGGCTACCGCCTGATGAGGGGGTTGATCTCGACCGCCTGA
- a CDS encoding YjbH domain-containing protein yields the protein MNLRFAAVLLLPCGLAHAEPRITQGDFGGTGLLQTPTARMAPAGELSVNANRTEPYSRYSVSLQPLDWLEGSFRYTAITNRPYGPESMSGNQSYKDKAVDVKVRLWEETHWAPDIALGFRDVGGTGLFASEFLVANKRFDNLDFSAGIAWGYIGNRGDVDNPLGYLDDRFKTRPAMEGTGDVNAGSYFRGQPSFFGGVSYQTPWDRLSLKLEYEGNDYKHEPKDNVIKQDSPINLGAVFKVTDSLDVSAAWERGNTAMFGVTFHTNFVSRKAPAKTFDPPPEPLPVKAPTTAPDQVDWANVSQRLQQNAGYQVERITQRDSELIVYGEQQRYFHSAKAVGRASRILDNSVNDDINWFTVVNKRYDLPLEETSVPRQTFREVINNEEPLQTLHRTTEVNPAMPHNEKTLYTQAPQHFSYGAGLGFKQNVGGPDGLLYQFSADLDAEFRFNRNTWWSGMLSQNLANNFDKFKYDAPSGLPRVRTDLRQYLTTSETTMPLFQVSHAEQLDKDLYGMVYGGYLESMFAGVGGEVLFRPTGERWAIGADLNYVRQREFDQGFDLRDYSVLTGHITGYTDLPYETLAAVSVGRYLAGDFGGTLDISREFSNGVRFGAWATITTAGSTEYGEGSFDKGIYLSIPFDEMMSMSTMRRANLVWAPLTRDGGARLNRSFQLHSMTDSREDDMFYRNFGKITE from the coding sequence TTGAATTTGCGTTTTGCAGCTGTGTTGTTATTGCCGTGCGGCCTGGCCCATGCCGAGCCGCGCATTACCCAGGGCGATTTTGGTGGCACCGGTCTGTTGCAGACGCCCACCGCGCGCATGGCCCCGGCCGGCGAGTTGAGCGTCAACGCCAACCGCACCGAGCCTTACAGCCGCTACAGCGTTTCGTTGCAGCCGCTGGACTGGCTCGAAGGCTCGTTTCGCTACACCGCCATCACCAACCGCCCTTACGGCCCGGAGTCGATGAGCGGCAACCAGAGCTATAAGGACAAGGCGGTCGACGTCAAAGTCCGGCTCTGGGAAGAAACCCATTGGGCGCCCGATATCGCATTGGGCTTCCGAGACGTCGGCGGTACGGGTTTGTTCGCCAGTGAATTCCTGGTGGCCAACAAGCGCTTCGACAACCTGGATTTCAGCGCCGGCATTGCCTGGGGTTACATCGGCAATCGCGGAGATGTCGACAACCCGTTGGGCTATCTCGATGATCGCTTCAAGACCCGGCCAGCGATGGAAGGCACCGGTGACGTCAATGCCGGCTCGTATTTTCGCGGCCAGCCATCGTTCTTCGGCGGTGTGAGTTACCAGACGCCATGGGATCGCCTGAGCCTGAAACTCGAATACGAAGGCAACGACTACAAGCACGAACCGAAGGACAACGTGATCAAGCAGGACTCGCCGATCAACCTCGGCGCGGTGTTCAAGGTGACCGACTCCCTCGACGTGAGCGCGGCGTGGGAACGCGGTAATACGGCCATGTTCGGCGTCACGTTCCACACCAATTTCGTCAGCCGCAAAGCCCCGGCGAAGACCTTCGATCCGCCGCCGGAACCGTTGCCAGTGAAAGCACCGACCACGGCGCCGGATCAGGTCGACTGGGCCAACGTCTCGCAACGCTTGCAGCAGAATGCTGGCTATCAGGTCGAGCGCATAACCCAGCGAGACTCCGAGCTGATCGTGTACGGCGAGCAGCAGCGTTATTTTCATTCGGCCAAGGCTGTCGGCCGTGCGAGCCGGATTCTGGACAACAGCGTCAACGACGACATCAACTGGTTCACCGTGGTCAACAAGCGCTATGACCTGCCGCTGGAAGAAACCAGTGTGCCGCGCCAGACCTTCCGCGAAGTGATCAACAATGAGGAGCCGCTGCAAACGTTGCACCGCACCACCGAGGTCAACCCGGCGATGCCGCACAACGAGAAGACGCTCTACACCCAAGCGCCGCAGCATTTCAGTTATGGCGCCGGTCTGGGCTTCAAGCAGAACGTCGGCGGCCCGGATGGTTTGCTCTATCAATTCAGTGCCGACCTCGACGCCGAGTTCCGCTTCAACCGCAACACCTGGTGGAGCGGCATGCTCAGCCAGAACCTGGCGAACAACTTCGACAAGTTCAAATACGACGCACCCAGCGGTCTGCCGCGTGTGCGTACGGATTTGCGCCAGTACCTGACGACCTCCGAAACCACCATGCCGTTATTTCAGGTCAGCCACGCCGAGCAACTGGACAAAGATCTGTATGGCATGGTCTACGGCGGTTATCTGGAGTCGATGTTCGCGGGTGTCGGCGGCGAGGTGCTGTTCCGTCCGACCGGGGAGCGCTGGGCGATCGGTGCGGACCTGAACTACGTGCGTCAGCGCGAATTCGACCAGGGTTTCGACCTGCGTGATTATTCGGTGCTGACCGGCCACATCACCGGCTACACCGACTTGCCTTACGAAACGCTCGCGGCGGTCAGCGTCGGGCGTTATCTGGCGGGCGACTTTGGCGGCACGCTGGATATCTCGCGAGAGTTTTCCAACGGTGTGCGCTTCGGTGCCTGGGCGACCATCACCACCGCCGGCAGTACGGAATACGGCGAAGGTAGCTTCGACAAGGGCATTTACCTGTCCATTCCGTTCGACGAGATGATGAGCATGTCGACCATGCGCCGGGCCAACCTGGTCTGGGCGCCGCTGACCCGGGACGGTGGCGCGAGGCTTAATCGCAGCTTCCAGCTGCACTCGATGACCGATAGCCGCGAAGACGACATGTTCTATCGCAACTTCGGGAAGATTACCGAGTAA
- a CDS encoding YjbF family lipoprotein yields MNTLKVGVCLMAALLLCGCNPLMVASVTNLKSAVVGPDDIDVTPAQVAEVNYPQLKLTTPSGSGVLALVREREDLQFWVASGKQVLLLRDGLAVRTIGLGAEGDLDGTRLSDASPFKRGLHNVADGDTSQRWIDLYKGQEVGLIVNSRFTRKSTETLKILNKEYAVLRVDERIDVPAIGLRATNRYWVDPVDGFIVQSEQQLTSQLRVKIVQLTPDRRRVP; encoded by the coding sequence GTGAATACGTTGAAAGTTGGCGTCTGCCTGATGGCGGCCTTGTTGCTGTGTGGCTGCAACCCATTGATGGTCGCGTCGGTGACCAACCTCAAGTCGGCGGTGGTCGGCCCGGATGATATCGACGTGACTCCGGCCCAGGTGGCCGAGGTCAACTATCCGCAACTCAAACTGACCACGCCGTCCGGCTCCGGGGTATTGGCACTGGTGCGTGAGCGTGAGGACCTGCAGTTCTGGGTCGCCTCCGGCAAGCAGGTTCTGCTGCTGCGCGACGGTCTCGCCGTGCGCACCATCGGCCTCGGCGCGGAAGGCGATCTGGACGGCACGCGGCTGTCCGATGCGTCGCCGTTCAAGCGCGGTCTGCACAACGTTGCCGATGGCGACACCAGTCAGCGCTGGATCGATCTTTACAAGGGCCAGGAAGTCGGGTTGATCGTCAACAGCCGCTTCACCCGAAAATCCACGGAAACCCTGAAGATTCTCAACAAGGAATACGCCGTGCTGCGTGTCGATGAGCGTATCGACGTCCCGGCCATCGGCCTGCGGGCGACCAACCGTTACTGGGTCGATCCGGTTGACGGTTTCATTGTGCAGAGTGAGCAGCAACTGACCTCGCAACTGCGAGTGAAGATCGTGCAGCTGACCCCTGATCGCAGGCGCGTGCCATGA
- a CDS encoding undecaprenyl-phosphate glucose phosphotransferase, producing MDLTLRINRNTGLKGLTFWGQWALAQCFIVSLLFILAEQHTGTVEFYYRMCTMLAVLASVPAYTFSGAYRKRDNYLTGLGRLFMGWSMTMAGLTFIAFICKADELFSRQVILDWAVYGFLGQALLYAPLHAFSKYYQRSRKSEHKTLIVGTGELALGLAKKLSEHENLPLVGLVSNGTLPALDADAPRVVGDQENLLELIKRHDIRRLYITLSLSEAAKIEAMYVDLLDANVDVVWVPDLNSLTLLNHSVKVVDGLPAIYLNESPLTSRPTAALSKSLMEKSVALLAIVLLSPVLLLISLAVKLSSPGPVFFKQDRHGWNGKVIQVWKFRSMRVHDDRDVKQASRNDSRITAVGRFIRRTSLDELPQLFNVLQGHMALVGPRPHAVAHNNYYSGKILAYMARHRIKPGITGLAQISGCRGETDTLDKMEKRVEIDLKYINNWSLWLDVKILVKTPFTLLSKDIY from the coding sequence ATGGATCTCACTCTACGTATCAACCGAAACACGGGCCTCAAGGGACTTACCTTCTGGGGCCAATGGGCACTGGCACAGTGCTTTATTGTTTCACTGTTATTTATATTGGCTGAGCAGCACACGGGAACGGTCGAGTTCTATTACCGGATGTGCACCATGCTGGCGGTGTTGGCCTCGGTTCCGGCTTATACCTTCAGTGGCGCTTACCGAAAGCGAGACAACTACCTGACCGGTCTGGGACGGCTGTTCATGGGCTGGTCGATGACCATGGCCGGGCTGACATTCATCGCGTTCATCTGCAAGGCCGATGAGCTGTTTTCGCGCCAGGTGATCCTTGACTGGGCGGTGTACGGCTTCCTCGGACAAGCGTTGCTGTATGCACCGCTGCATGCGTTCTCCAAGTACTACCAGCGTTCGCGCAAAAGCGAGCACAAGACCCTGATTGTAGGGACGGGCGAACTGGCCCTGGGCTTGGCGAAGAAGCTTAGCGAACACGAAAACCTGCCGTTGGTAGGTCTGGTCAGCAACGGTACCCTGCCCGCTCTGGACGCAGACGCACCACGCGTCGTCGGCGATCAGGAAAACCTGCTGGAACTGATCAAACGCCACGACATCCGTCGTCTGTACATCACGCTGTCGTTGTCCGAAGCGGCGAAGATCGAAGCGATGTATGTCGATCTGCTGGATGCCAACGTGGACGTGGTCTGGGTGCCGGATCTGAACAGCCTGACGCTGCTCAATCACTCGGTAAAAGTCGTGGACGGCCTGCCGGCGATCTACCTCAACGAAAGCCCGCTAACCAGCCGCCCCACCGCCGCCCTGAGCAAGAGCCTGATGGAGAAAAGCGTCGCGCTGCTGGCCATTGTTCTGTTGAGCCCGGTGCTGTTGCTCATCTCCCTGGCGGTTAAGCTCAGTTCCCCCGGACCGGTGTTCTTCAAGCAGGATCGCCATGGCTGGAACGGCAAGGTGATCCAGGTCTGGAAGTTCCGCTCGATGCGCGTGCACGATGACCGCGACGTCAAACAGGCTAGCCGCAACGATTCACGCATCACCGCCGTCGGACGCTTCATCCGCCGCACTTCGCTGGATGAACTGCCGCAACTGTTCAACGTGCTGCAAGGCCACATGGCACTGGTCGGCCCACGCCCGCACGCCGTGGCACACAACAACTACTACTCGGGGAAAATCCTCGCTTACATGGCGCGCCACCGAATCAAACCGGGCATCACTGGCCTGGCACAGATCAGCGGTTGCCGGGGTGAGACCGATACCCTCGACAAGATGGAGAAGCGTGTCGAGATCGACCTCAAGTACATCAACAACTGGTCGCTGTGGCTGGACGTGAAGATCCTGGTGAAGACGCCGTTTACCCTGTTGTCGAAGGATATTTACTGA
- a CDS encoding DUF2388 domain-containing protein, which yields MPALNFSGFKRCTLLALLCVTSNVQAHCDGLCLGNTDTPWEVTKLSGFTLVSLLLTPFTASQETTESHKRVYSAEELEDARLYLASDGMLKAAYFTSALQRFRQESPDTELNDLAVAALISSQ from the coding sequence ATGCCCGCGTTGAATTTCTCTGGCTTCAAGCGCTGCACCCTCCTTGCCTTGCTTTGCGTCACGTCCAATGTTCAGGCCCACTGCGACGGGCTGTGTCTGGGTAACACCGATACGCCATGGGAGGTGACCAAGCTGTCTGGTTTCACGCTTGTCTCTTTGCTGCTCACGCCCTTTACGGCCTCGCAAGAAACCACCGAAAGCCATAAACGCGTTTACTCCGCCGAGGAGCTGGAAGACGCGCGACTCTACCTCGCCAGCGACGGCATGCTGAAGGCTGCGTATTTCACGTCAGCCTTGCAGCGTTTTCGTCAGGAATCGCCTGATACTGAGTTAAACGATCTAGCCGTCGCGGCACTGATCAGCAGTCAGTGA
- a CDS encoding undecaprenyl-diphosphate phosphatase has translation MDLLTLFKVLILGAVEGLTEFLPISSTGHQIIVADLLDFGGERAMAFNIIIQLGAILAVVWEFRPKIFEIVKGLPTQRNAQRFTLNLMIAFFPAVVLGVLFADAIHHYLFNPITVAVALVVGGIVMLWAERRDHVVSVEHVDDMAWSDALKIGFVQCLAMIPGTSRSGSTIIGGLLFGLSRKAATEFSFFLAMPTMVGAAVYSGYKYRELFQAGDLPVFALGFVTAFVFAMIAVRGLLKFIANHSYAAFAWYRIAFGLLILATWVFGWVNWTEAAA, from the coding sequence ATGGATTTACTGACCTTGTTCAAGGTGTTGATTTTAGGTGCGGTAGAAGGTCTCACCGAGTTCTTGCCCATCTCCAGTACGGGCCACCAGATTATCGTTGCCGACTTGCTCGATTTTGGTGGCGAACGCGCCATGGCGTTCAACATCATTATTCAACTGGGTGCCATTCTTGCTGTGGTCTGGGAGTTTCGGCCGAAGATCTTCGAAATCGTCAAAGGCTTGCCGACCCAGCGCAATGCGCAACGATTCACGCTTAATTTGATGATCGCATTCTTCCCGGCGGTCGTCCTGGGCGTGTTATTCGCCGATGCCATTCATCATTACTTGTTTAACCCGATCACCGTCGCTGTCGCACTGGTGGTGGGCGGTATCGTGATGTTGTGGGCCGAACGTCGGGATCATGTGGTGAGCGTCGAGCACGTCGACGACATGGCCTGGTCCGACGCGTTGAAGATCGGTTTCGTACAGTGCCTGGCGATGATTCCGGGCACCTCGCGCTCCGGCTCCACCATCATCGGCGGCTTGCTGTTCGGCCTGTCGCGCAAGGCCGCCACGGAGTTCTCGTTCTTCCTGGCGATGCCGACCATGGTCGGTGCTGCGGTGTACTCAGGCTACAAGTACCGGGAACTGTTCCAGGCGGGCGACCTGCCTGTGTTCGCCCTGGGCTTTGTCACCGCGTTCGTGTTCGCGATGATCGCCGTACGCGGCTTGCTCAAGTTCATTGCGAACCACAGCTACGCTGCGTTTGCCTGGTACCGGATCGCGTTTGGATTGTTGATCCTGGCCACGTGGGTGTTTGGCTGGGTGAACTGGACGGAAGCGGCGGCTTGA
- a CDS encoding capsule biosynthesis GfcC family protein: protein MKRLKVLSAGLMLLAGASQAAVTVSGDVANPGPVELPAGGRLTDVISVAVPNAEGYWLAGELLRQSLLEQQTRLKVGVLFDLDVLQRMADLFDRPSRKALAVRMAEDVRQMPVTGRQIADLDPVALEVGFARNIRLDDGDRLIYPQRVDEVQVLGAVAGTCRLPYQPLLEAREYLSSCVLLEDDADADYLWLIQPNGVSRRVGIAHWNRESGQFPVAGSKILVPLKNDDLDPPIPELNQQLAEFIATQLAEVVR from the coding sequence ATGAAGCGCTTGAAGGTTTTGTCGGCGGGTTTGATGTTGCTCGCCGGCGCAAGCCAGGCAGCGGTGACCGTCAGCGGCGACGTTGCCAACCCGGGGCCGGTCGAGTTGCCGGCAGGTGGGCGATTGACCGATGTGATCAGCGTCGCCGTACCGAATGCCGAAGGTTATTGGCTGGCGGGGGAGTTGCTGCGTCAGTCCCTGCTGGAGCAGCAGACCCGGCTCAAGGTCGGCGTGCTGTTCGACCTGGACGTGTTGCAACGCATGGCCGATTTGTTCGATCGACCGAGCCGCAAAGCCCTGGCGGTGCGCATGGCCGAGGACGTCCGGCAGATGCCGGTCACCGGGCGTCAGATCGCGGATCTGGACCCGGTGGCGCTGGAAGTCGGGTTCGCCCGCAACATCCGTCTGGACGATGGCGATCGCCTGATCTACCCGCAGCGGGTCGATGAAGTGCAAGTGCTCGGCGCCGTTGCCGGGACCTGCCGACTGCCTTATCAACCGTTGCTCGAGGCCCGTGAATATCTCAGCAGTTGCGTGCTGCTGGAGGACGATGCCGACGCCGATTACCTGTGGCTGATCCAGCCCAATGGTGTTTCGCGGCGCGTCGGCATTGCTCACTGGAATCGCGAGAGCGGGCAGTTTCCCGTTGCCGGCAGCAAGATTCTGGTGCCGTTGAAAAACGATGATCTTGACCCGCCTATCCCTGAACTGAATCAGCAGTTGGCCGAATTTATTGCCACGCAGTTGGCTGAGGTGGTTCGTTGA
- a CDS encoding polysaccharide export protein encodes MTRSFSLLMLASLALQGCMFSPGQHLSTFGITRQGASESSRVELIPITPKLISMNRATQKRESVPTELLATPAEYRIGNNDVLYITVWDHPELTAPSGAQQQIDANGRLVRSDGTLYYPYIKEVQAAGRTIQQLRDDIEQRLSAFIAEPQVDVAVLRFASQKVVVTGAVAKAGPQAISTNPLSVVEALGSAGIDTNNADLSGLLLTRNGRVYPLNLDNLNQQDSELQNVYLQGGDKLYLPYNDNKRIYVMGEVNQPRALSFKTATMNLSDVLGSVGGLSQTTANGNAVYVIRGVENLDVEPAKIYQLEAESPTAMVLATHFEVRPQDVVYVGPANVTRWNRLISQLVPSASIVGTGASAAKNWSEFTNNSK; translated from the coding sequence ATGACTCGTAGTTTTTCTCTTTTAATGCTGGCAAGTCTCGCTCTGCAAGGTTGCATGTTTTCCCCCGGTCAACACTTGAGCACCTTTGGCATCACCCGCCAGGGCGCCAGTGAAAGCAGCCGGGTCGAGTTGATTCCGATCACGCCCAAGCTGATCTCCATGAACCGGGCCACGCAGAAGCGTGAGTCAGTGCCCACGGAGTTGCTGGCGACGCCTGCCGAATACCGCATCGGCAACAACGACGTGCTGTACATCACGGTCTGGGATCATCCCGAGCTGACCGCGCCGTCGGGCGCGCAGCAGCAGATCGACGCCAACGGTCGCCTGGTGCGCTCCGACGGTACGCTGTATTACCCGTACATCAAGGAAGTCCAGGCCGCCGGCCGGACCATCCAGCAACTGCGCGACGACATCGAACAACGGCTGTCGGCCTTCATCGCCGAGCCGCAAGTGGATGTTGCCGTGCTGCGCTTCGCCAGTCAGAAGGTCGTGGTCACCGGCGCCGTCGCCAAGGCCGGCCCGCAAGCGATTTCCACCAACCCGCTGAGTGTGGTCGAAGCCCTCGGTTCGGCGGGTATCGACACCAACAATGCCGACTTGTCCGGGCTGTTGCTGACGCGCAACGGGCGGGTCTATCCGCTGAATCTGGATAACCTCAACCAGCAGGATTCCGAGTTGCAGAACGTCTACCTCCAGGGTGGCGACAAACTGTATCTGCCGTACAACGACAACAAGCGCATCTACGTGATGGGTGAGGTCAACCAGCCGCGCGCCCTGAGCTTCAAGACTGCCACGATGAACCTGTCCGACGTGCTCGGCTCGGTCGGTGGCCTGAGCCAGACCACCGCCAACGGCAACGCCGTGTACGTCATTCGCGGAGTGGAAAACCTCGATGTGGAACCGGCGAAAATCTATCAACTGGAAGCCGAATCTCCCACCGCCATGGTCCTCGCCACGCACTTCGAAGTGCGCCCGCAGGACGTCGTTTATGTAGGGCCTGCCAACGTGACTCGCTGGAACCGTCTGATCAGCCAGTTGGTGCCGTCGGCATCGATTGTCGGAACGGGTGCTTCCGCTGCGAAGAACTGGAGCGAATTCACCAACAACAGCAAATAA
- the galE gene encoding UDP-glucose 4-epimerase GalE, translated as MKILVTGGAGYIGSHTTLALLEAGYEVVVLDNLCNSSDAALHAVEGICGKSAVMVRGDVCDRALLDRIFQQHSIDAVLHFAGLKAVGESVRKPLEYYETNVSGSITLCQAMAAAGVFRLVFSSSATVYGEPEQMPIREDFPTGIPTNPYGQSKLIVENVLRDLSLAEPRWSIALLRYFNPIGAHDSGHMGEDPSGIPNNLLPYISQVAVGSLQELSIFGDDYPTADGTGVRDYIHVVDLADGHLKALQAIDGRTGIHTWNLGTGDGYSVMQVLRAFEQACGKPVPFRVMPRRSGDIAESWADASKAEKELGWKATRNLQDMVTDTWRWQSNHPRGYLE; from the coding sequence ATGAAGATTCTGGTAACGGGTGGCGCCGGGTATATCGGCTCGCACACCACACTTGCATTGCTTGAAGCAGGTTATGAAGTTGTTGTTCTGGATAATCTTTGCAACAGCAGCGATGCGGCACTGCATGCAGTGGAAGGCATTTGCGGCAAAAGTGCAGTGATGGTCCGCGGCGATGTGTGCGACCGGGCGTTGCTGGACCGGATATTCCAGCAGCATTCGATCGACGCCGTCCTGCATTTCGCCGGCCTCAAGGCGGTCGGCGAGAGCGTGCGCAAGCCGCTCGAGTATTACGAAACCAACGTCAGCGGCAGCATCACGCTGTGCCAGGCGATGGCGGCGGCGGGGGTCTTCCGGTTGGTGTTCAGCTCCTCGGCCACGGTGTACGGCGAGCCTGAGCAGATGCCGATCCGCGAGGATTTCCCTACGGGCATCCCGACCAATCCCTACGGCCAATCCAAGTTGATTGTCGAAAATGTGCTGCGCGATCTGAGCCTGGCCGAGCCGCGCTGGAGTATCGCGCTGCTGCGTTACTTCAACCCGATCGGCGCCCATGACAGCGGCCACATGGGCGAAGACCCGAGCGGCATCCCCAATAACCTGCTGCCTTACATCAGCCAGGTCGCGGTCGGTAGCCTGCAGGAGTTGTCGATTTTCGGTGACGACTACCCCACGGCAGACGGCACCGGCGTGCGCGATTACATCCATGTCGTCGATCTGGCGGACGGTCACCTGAAGGCCTTGCAGGCCATCGACGGGCGCACCGGCATTCATACCTGGAACCTCGGCACCGGCGATGGTTACAGCGTGATGCAAGTGCTGCGAGCTTTCGAACAGGCGTGCGGGAAGCCGGTGCCATTTCGGGTGATGCCACGGCGTTCTGGCGATATTGCCGAGAGTTGGGCCGACGCTTCCAAAGCGGAAAAGGAACTGGGCTGGAAAGCCACGCGCAACTTGCAGGACATGGTTACCGATACTTGGCGCTGGCAGTCGAATCATCCCAGGGGTTACCTGGAATGA